The genomic stretch gttttgaccaatatgtattaaaatgagtCAAGTTCGAGTTTGGCTTCCAcgagctcgaacttgagcttagctatatgtaaaccgagccgagcttaaGCTCTGCTTgactcgaatctagccctagaaaaaataatcttattttcaattaatataataaataatacaaaaatattttaaaataattatatctgatggtatttaaataaaataatgtattagtatttttttattatctctaaccaaaagcaataattatttatacttattaatttttattaaatataataataattcatattaagtaatcttcaaggtaatattctaattttggtaataaaatattttccaaaccaaatgtttcttaaatgtgtttttttttttaaatttaagtctAATCcgggttaaaatttttaaaatgatatattaatgttaatttttttaaataaaactaacattaattactttgataaatttataaaggccaaaagacttattcccacttaagATTTAGTGTATTTTCgaattttcacttgtaaagttttaaaaattcaaatacttatctatttgttaaattttacaattaatgtcagaaataaaatcattatttatggattttatttaaagaaagaaaatttattctctttgttcatcttagttttgaaaactaacaatttttctctaacttgttttaaaatattaaattttcactcTAACcatctagggtttccatattttaagGTTAATGCTAGCCCcctcaaagtttaaatattacACTTATACCCTTAAAAAATGCATTCTCCATTTTCAATGactatttttttcaatgattcACTCTAACATATCCACCAACACCCTTTCTCTCTCCCTAGTGgtttctcaaattaaaaatcaCCTATCATCCGATCGAAATTGTCAGACGATATTGCATAGATTTGTGCAACGGATCTGTGCATTTACCAATACATAGATCAACCAAACAACGTCACACAAATCTGCTTGTCATCTGACTATTTATGTGTCGGTCTACAATAGAACCATTGCACAAATTTGTGCAACAAATCACATGAATTTGAGTGATGTTGTCTGATTAGTTCGATTGAACAACCGATGGTTTCCATGTCAAGAAACCACCAAGAAAGGAAAACGGGTGCTAATGGATGCGTTAGAGTGAATCGCTAAAAAGAATAGTTATCAAAAAGAGAGAATACATTTTTTGGGGTaagtgtaatttttgaaatttgacgGGGATAGCTGTTAACCTTAAAGTATAAAAACCCTAGATAGTGGgagtaaaaaaataactttttaaaactaagttagggaaaattgtttatttttaaaactaagatgaGAGAAGGGaataaatctttcatttttaaaataaaatctataaatgaTGATTCTTTCTTTGACATCAATTGCAAATTTAAcagatatattgaatttttaaacctttttaggtaaaattttggatatacatcaaacgttgggtgggaataatCTTTTAgccatttataaattataatacaattttagCACATATGTCTTTTTAGAGTTGTTATGCCATTAGATTTTTTTCCTAGTAAAAATAGAAGAGTGCCACAAACCAattaaagaaacatctaattGTTTCATAGAGAATGACTTAAAACCTTTCatctattatttttcatgatcaAGTTTGATAGTTTCAGATGTTTTTATGATCTCCAACATAACTCTTTCatctattattttcaaaagaaaaccttTTATcgctatcttttattttatgagaTAACAATTATCTTCTACCATTGCAAGGTGATACAATGAAttgattttcttaaatatctaaatgCAATGTAATTGTATAAGATTCTAACCATGCATTTGGTTCAAgtcttttattgaaaaaattaaaaattacaacaaatataaattatttgaaagattgTTAGGTATTTAATTAtgactatatttgataaatttgatatatataaataaatattgtatttaatttacaGTAACAAAATAAtactgatatattatttaacttaaatttctttaaaaaattattgattcagtattatttatgattaaactaacatattttatacaaaagtatttattttgagtatattcTAAAGtattatctatattaattatatatttgtatcctttcatattgataaaatttgaaattaattaatacaattattttatcaaattatcatgttattgtgaatatattttttccaAAGTATTTGTGAAATTACttattatttcaattgaaaatcaaacatttttgtcctaaaatttGTCatgaataaagataaaattgtaataaaattaatattatttggtaatcttttaCTAATTAAGCTGAAACAATAATTAGATTACTCGTATAATTATTCACATTCTCTTATCATATAAGagtaatacaatatatatatgttttgagtaaataaattacatatataaataatatgtcattatataattaaatttaattatatgagaatatattatttatatacatattttatatattcaaaatatatacatataattttatttatcttatagATAAGAtaatacaaagataaaagatattaaataagTCAACAAGAAATGTTTtcgtaaaattttataagttgtaACCCCCATCATCATCGTCAGTTCATAAATTGCGTAGTTTACGAACAGCCCATTAATTTAGAAGGAATTATTACATCCAAAATATGGGGGGGAATTGTTGATATTACAACATAATCTAGGGATATTactgatattaaaataaatttgggaAAACGAAAAATCTGACGGATGGATATCACTGAATTGCTCTCTCACACACACCAACTTACTTGTCGCTCCATAAACAGTCTAAAGAGTGGATGCTCCAATCTCTTAAACCCGAGTGAAAATTCTGAGGCAAAGCTGGAAGCTGTTGCATTTATTCCCTGTAAGTTTCTTTGGAGaccaaagtttgaaatttttgtcgGGGTAGTTtgtgtaatttgaattttgttcagATATGTGAAAGCTAGTAAGTAGTAGTTGAAATTGACTTTAATTTGAGTGTTTTGTAGTTTAAACCGAAATGGGGTTGTTAATTATGATGAATGGCCAAATGGGTATTTCTAGTTTTGTAAAAAATGAGACTTTTACCTTAGATTATTGGTGTCAAGGGTTTCCATTATTGAAATCTTGCAAACCCCTTTTTGGTGCTCATTTGAAGAGTAAGAATCTGAAAAGGGTTAGATGTGTTGTTGTGAGGAAGAGTTGTTGTGGGAGAATTTATGCTGTGGTGAAAGAACAGTCTGATAAGAGGGTGCTTGGAAGTGAAGGTGGGGCTATTGagaatgagtttgagtttaagccATCTTTTAGTGAGTATTTGAAGTCTATGGAGTCAGTTAAAAGTAACCAAGGGATGCAACAAGCTAGTAAGTTGGGTAGAGATAGAATGAGGGATGCTTTAAAGGGAAAGTATATGTCAAAAACAGTGTCTTTGGGGAGAGATGATGAAACAGTTAAATTGATGGATAAAAAAGCAATTTCAAAAGATGTTGGGTGTGAAGAGTTGGATGGAAATGGTGATGGAGTAGGTCTGGGTGAAGGTGCCGATAGAGGTGAGTTTCATCATGAGGGGAACGTAATTAGAAAGACAAAGGATAAATTTAGTGGCAACAAGAGCTGGGTAGATGCGAAGGTGAAGAGGACATTGAAAGGGGAGATAGATGGTAGAAGAGGGTtgcattatcaaaataatactaTGGAGCCAGAGTTAAAAGGCTCTTATGCTTTGAAGGGAAAGTATATGTCAAAAATAGCAGCTTTGGGGAGAGATgatgaaaagtttaaattgatGGATCAGAAAGTGATTTCGGAAGATGTTAGGTGTGAAGAGTTGGGTAGAAATGGTGATGGAGTAGCTCGGGGTGAAGGTGCGGACAGAGGTAAGTTTCATTGAGAGGGGAGATTAATTAGAAAGTCAAAGGATAAATTTAGTGGCAATGAGAGCTGGGTAGATGTGAAGGTGAAGAGGACATTGAAAGGAGAGACAACAGTTAGAAGATGGTCACGTTATCAAAATAATACTATAGAACCAGAGTTAAAAGACTGTTATTCTGATAAGGGTAAAAAGTTATAGAAAGCACGAGATAATCCTGTGGTATTGCTTGATGATAGTCGGAGTGCTAGTAGTGGTAATATAACAGCAGACCTAGTTCATGGCAAAATTTCCTCAGAAATGTTTGAAACAAAAGgggaaaactttgaaaaggaCAAAGTTGCTGCTAGAAGCCATGTTGTGAGGAATCACATCCAAGTTCAGAAAACTACTGATGGTGAATATCGGCAGAGGAgtgaaaaattaacttatagCAGAAAGTGCTTCCCTGAAAAAGATGATGACAGAAGTTGGGAGATGGAAAAAGCTGCCTTCAAGTTTGTGGAAGAAGGAAATGATTTTATGGACAAGCCAAGAGTTGCACGGGTGCATATGGAGGAGAGAATTCAGAAACTAGCAAGGCAGTATGTAAGCTAAgcactttttcttctttgttatttCATTTCTGAGGTTAATATCTCTTCATTCATTATGCGTCACCTTTTCTTGAGATGTGCAACGTATTTGATGGTTCATCAATGTGACTTATGGCATGGTTGTACCCTTTTGTTGGTGTAGATTTGTGTTCTGAATAACAATGGTAAAGTTAGCTTGTTTTTAGGTCCTATAGTAAGTCAGGTATTGGCCTTGTGCATCATGTGAACCTAGTCATCTCTATACATTTAGATTACAAAGCATATGCTTAGGCCTTTAGtgagaaataaaattacttGGCTGTTTTACCAGGGTATACATCTGGTTAAGAAAGAGGTTTGTGACCTCTTCACATTAGTCTTTTTAATGTTGTTGCCACATGCCAGCTAGAGAAGATCCTTGGGACTATAGGACTTGCATTATGAATCATATATTTATGGCTGAATAAGAAGTAATATAAGTAGATACAGAATAGGATCAAGTAAAACGGAATTGTATCGAGTCAGAAAAGTGGAGGGAGACCTATCCTTCTTGCAATTGAAGACACCGTCTTTTACTTCATAATCAGCTTTAACATCTGTGATTGAAGCCTTCAGTGCCATGAAAAAGTTGATGTTTACTCTTCACTCCGTGCTTGGATCAATCATCTGGGTgcataaaaaactaattaactaGGGCAATATCCAACCCTTCCAGGCATCTTGAAGGAAGTACACAAATGGGGCACAGGGCACTAGAAATATGGTCTACTGGCTGGGTTCTAGCCTTGTACGTAATGTACTGGGAATCTCTTAATGTTAGATTAATAGAAAGGAATCTCTTGATGTTAGattaatagaaaaacaaaagcttCCTTTCATGTAGAGGTCCAATCTAGTGGGAATATGGTTGCATCTCTCTGTGCTATCTGCAATTGTATCATTTATGTCATACTAAATTGGGATCAAAGTTTACGGTCCAAGAAATCTCCACTCTATCCTTGTAACTGGTTTCTGCAGGTTACTTAAAACTGCATCAAAAGGAATCCATGTCACATTTATGTCAATCCTGAGATTGGCATGAAATTATGGGCTAATTAGTAAGAGTATAAATGAATTTGCTACTAATACTGTACTATGTTTTAAGAAGCAAATTACTCTTTGATGAATCAGAATGTCATAGAATTCTTGTTACATTTACTattctaaaatgtcaacaaaTGTTACATAGAAAGCATTAAAGCACTAGTAGTAAGGATACAATACCTCACTGAATGAATGTACATGAAACCtcagttgaaaatttttcttgtaatttatctttctttGCCTTTGTGTGATTTACCTTTGTTGACATTTCTTTTCAATtgcaaatttaacaaattactGTTGCTATTTGATGCGTACCTGGGCAGAGCCTCACTTCAGCCAAGTCACCTCCAAACAATATCTCACAACAACTCAAGCACACGTCAACAAGCAATACACAACAATGGTTTTTCCAGCAAATAAGCAGAAACATGTATCAATGGAAGGAATggaaaatatgtattgtattgactGATATTCAATAAAGTTACATAATCATTTctcaatacaatgactatttcccagctAATACATATGGCAAATTACAGATTCCAGAACTTGAACTAACTTCTCAAAACCTCACAAAAAACACAAAAGTACAGTAGTGGCTCAACTGTCCATGCTCAGCTTCCAAGAGGCTGGCACTCTCCCTTCAGTCTTCCTGTTTCTTTCCCATACCCCCTTGCTCTCACACCTGCtcccctttttctctttttcctcagCTAATCCTTTCTTCTTTTCCCGTAATGTTGTGCCACGTATCCCTTTCTCCTGTTGCTTACTTATTAGTAAAGTAATGGTCATTTGATCACCCTGTTTGCTGCCaagtgttttcttctttttattttctcttttcctgcAAGAGATATAAACATTAGTCCTAACACTATTTAAGCTAAATTATTGTTTGACAGGTTAAATGGTGCAGATATTGATGTGCCTGAGTGAATGTTCTCTAAGATGATGCGGAGTGCGAGGATCACATTTTCAGATCATTCTATATTGAGGGTTATCCAGATATTGGGTAAATTGGGAAACCGGAGGCGGGTTCTACGAGTAATTGAGTGGCTGCAGATGTGAGAACGCTGCAAATCCCACAGGCTCAAGTAATGATGTTTTCCTATCTTCTTTCTTCTGCTCAATTTTAAAAGTACAGGTTTAGTCTGCATTATAAACTCAGGTTTTTGGGTCTATATGGTCTTGCTGTGCTAAGTTGTCAGAATTTTGAAAGAAGTTAGATCTCACGTTGGAAACTTCTGCCTAAGAacaattctttgatttttcacCATCAGTCCTAACTGATATTCATTGTATATTGCCTGACACTCTTTAATTAATTCAGAAATTCATGATCAttttgtaaaaacattttttcactaTATTTCCTCTTGGTAGATTCATTTAAACGACTGCAATTAATGTACTTGGAAAGGCAAGGAGACCTGTGGAGGCATTCAATGTATTTCATGCAATGCAGGTAATGCCTGTTAATTGTTTGTATGTGGCGCGCACCTTCTCAGGAATCTCTGTAACAAAGAATGAAAGCTTTACCAACCCATTTAGTCTTTTCTTCTTTGCAGCAACAAATGTCCTCATATCTAGACTTGGTGGCTTATCACAGCATTGCTGTCACTCTGGGACAGGCTGGGCATGTTAGGGAACTTTTTGATGTGATAGATACCATGCGATCTCTTCCCAAGAAAAAGTTCAGAACTGGAATGCATGAGGGATGGGACCCACAACTGGAACCTGATATTGTTGTCTATAATGCGGTGAGTAATAATTAGACAGCCATTTCTAATCCTGTTGGCGATATAGTGGACTCTAACAACTGTACATGTTATTTTATGACCCATCTTCATGATTGATGATGATCTCACTCGatcaaatctcaattaattTGGTTTCCTTAAGTTTTTTCCATGTTGATGTCAGCATTGTTCTACACAACTTGTGAATGTATAAGATAAATATCACAGTTATTTAGGAAATTGTTAAACCTGCCaactgataatattattttaatgtttgacAATACCAATTGCATAATATTATCAATCTGATCTGAAGGGTTAGGTTGAGTGGTTTTTAACAAAGGATTCAGACATTCAATTCCCTGTGATATCATATCCCATATGGTCCATAACTACCAAGGTTGTAGCAGTTTATTTGATGAACTCATAAGAATGATAGGAGAATCTCTGGATAATAGGAAAAAGGAAAGACAATAGAATAATATATGTTTCTTGTCAATGATGAAATAATCATTTTGCACTCTTCAGATGTCAAATCTGAATCAATTTGGATTCTGAAAGTTTTTCTACATAGATACTGAgttgattttatgaaaatagGAAGTGAATGTGATAATATTTCGTAATTGTTAAACCTGCATATTAATAATTCGAACATTATAGTTTATGACATGATAAGCCTCTTCTCAAAAACTGCTGGATGAAAAGGTTCTTTCTTTGCTACACTTTTCTTGACTTGAAGCATCAAAAGTAAAGCTTGTTAACTTTACCATGCATATTAGAGATCAATATCCGAGGAAATTTTTTGCAATGCTAGTTTGGGATTGGTTTTGTGCTCACTTGTCCCTAAAAGAAATCTATGGGGGACCTAAACTAAGCTGATATAATTGACATATTATAGAAATAGTGCTTGCATGTTTATTATATCAGTCATTGCTGCTGTTCCTCCTCATTGACTATTGATTGCATTATCAAGGATGGTTCTTTGCCTTGATAGTTGAAATGCTTATTCAAAGAGATGCAGATTGTAGTATTTCTATTTGGATACTCAGGTATACTATATGTGAAAACTTTTAACATAATTCTGAGATGTATATGTCTTGTGTCTTTCAAGGTCTTAAATGCTTGTGTCAAGCGGAAAAGCTGAAAGGAGCATTTTGGGTTTTGcagcaaataaaagaaaaaggtcaGAAGCCTTCTGCTTCAACATATGGACTCGTTATGGAGGTAATAGTCTTCAAGTGTCTCTCTAACTGCTGTTGTTTTAttatctcttatttatttaGGCAGTTATATGCTCCAGTAATAGTTTAATGTATATGTTACATTGGAGTGAATGCAAGCAGGTAattaagtgtttttttatttttatattttcaacatgGAAATACAAATCCTTTTATGATCTTcattcttcattttttgtttagaaaattgCAATATAACTTATTtgagtaattttcttttttcaagatGTAAAATGTAAGAATGTAACAGGAAGGAAAATTTTAGAGCCATTGTTTATTATTTGCTTGCAAGCAAAGCtcaaaatttttgaatcatGCTTACATTCATTATCCTAGCTAAAAGGTCTTTCACGTCACTTCAGCTGTGTTGCGATATAGTCTTTGTTGAAATATATGCTTGTTTATTATCAGACTTTCACTTTTGTATGTtcacaaattgatattttctgtTGGAATTTTATTCATGAAGTTTTTCTGATTTACAAATATGTATCCAACCTTGCAGTTAAGAAAGAATTAGGGATTTTGAACATTaatgagaagagaaaaagagattttAGGTTTGAGATGTGATTGTGTTTCAAAACAATGTGGGCAAATAACAAGTAATAATCTTCCTATAATTCTTGgacaattattgttattttttccttcaaacCTCTTATTATAATGTTTCTTGGCGCATATTATTTGGTGATATAATCATGGatcatgatatatttaattataagagcTGGACCATCTCAtattcaactaaaacaaaaaattaaaacacaaaaacatcataaactaaactatttcattaatcaaaagattacaaaaataaaccaaataatttgaagaattcGAGGAGTTTGGGGCTTCCCATTTTTCAGTCATTTGAGGCGCCAAAGACCTCCTTGAATCAGCTAAGATTGGCTGTCAAATAACAAAACCCTATTATTTTTCCTCCCCCTCTTTTGAAACCTAAAGAGCATATTTATAATTGAGACTTACcattggattgaggacaagtgtcaTAATCCTTACAGTATTTAATTGTGAATCATGCAATATGTTTCCACTGAACTGCTACACCTGTCAAGTAATCTTTTTGTGAAGTTTTGTTTCATAGTAGTAACATAATTTGAGGAACCGATCATAGGTTAGCTTGGTTTTCTTCAGCTTTAGTCATTTCAATTGTGTCAATCATCAGGAAAATGTGACAATTTATATCCAACAATATTTTTGCATAAGCAGGTGATGTTGGCATGTGGCAAGTACAACTTGGTGCATGAATTTTTCAAGAAAGTGCAGAAGTCTTTTATTCCAAATGCTTTAGTATATAAAGGTATTTCAGCGATCTAACCTGTTTCTGCATGCTGTTATGTGCAATTTCTTTTCACAAATGACTGTCCGTTATATGCAGTTCTTGTGAATATTCTTTGGAGAGAAGGTAAAATAGATGAGGCTGTTTTGGCTGTTCAAGACATGGAAAGACAAGGAATTGTGGGCTCAGCTGCTCTTTATTATGACCTTGCAAGATGTCTTTGTAGTGCCGGAAGGTGCCAAGAAGCACTAATGCAGGTAGATATGTCATATGCTACTCTGTTTGTTGTACGTTTTTCTTTATTGCCTTTTATTGTCTCATTATATAGCTTTTTGACTTTGATAACTTCAATATGAATTCATGGATATAATATTCGATTAGTGGGTAAAAGTTGAAAGAACTCACACTCAAGAAATGTTGGTAATAAAGGCAGACTGCCTAAGTCATAAGATATGAATTAGTAATCAAGGTAGATCCGGGTCATTCTTTCACTATTCCAGCTATTCTCATGCAAAAGTTTGACATGGATTTACCATTATTCCAATAAGATTTCTTACTTGTCATGGATTTTTTTGCCACTAAGCCAATAATTTGACTTTGCCAGAAAAGTTTTTACTATGAAAAGGACTTCAGAATACTGGATACGAAGTTTATGATTCCTGTATCATCACTAAGCAAAGCCCAAATGTTTTGCTACTTCTAATACATAAAATGCTTAGTACATGGTTAAGGTTTCTATCTTTCTATCATGTGTAAGACTATATCTCTCTGGtttattatattacaactaAATAAGATTACAACATGTGGTTGATGTGTTGACCTTTCAATGGAAATGTAgacacttttattttattttttgacatgGTTCATTCCTTCTATAGATAGAGAAGATATGTAAGGTGGCAAACAAGCCTTTGGTGGTAACTTATACTGGATTAATTCAAGCTTGTTTGGACTCTGGGAACATTGAAAATGCTGCTGAGATATTCAACCAAATGAAGGATTTCTGCTCTCTGAATCTTGTTACTTGCAACATAATGCTGAAAGCTTATCTGGAAAATGGTTTCTTTCAGGAAGCAAAGAAGCTCTTCCAGCAGATGTCTGAAGATAGCAGCCATTATAGCCAGGAAACTGATAACAGGGGTCAAGTGGTACCGGATATCTACACGCTCAACACCATGTTAGATGCATGCATTGTGGAGAATAGATGGGATGAGCTTGaacatgtatttaaaaaaatgctgCAGCATGGATTCCATTTCAATGCAAAACGCCATGTCCGAAAGAAATTGGATGCTTCAAGAGCTGGAAGGGTATAGTCTGAGTTCttctcataaaattaatttcatttcaagTGCTTATTTATATACCTGCTGCAATGGGTTTCACAGACCGATACGCCATACTTGGACACCATTCGACTAAGTCATGTAGAGCCATTCAGACGAATGTCTCCAAatttgtgatataattgtctTGATGGCATCTGTTGTTGTTGATTTCTGtaattataatacaattcagaaaatttctttattctcGATTGCgagttttctttgtttttttaaaaatcatttttgccCTCCATAGAAGCTATGAAATCACTGTTTCTTGTTATTTCTGCTGACAGGTAGAGCTACTGGAAACAACTTGGAAGCACCTTGCACAGGTGAACCGGGTACCCCCATCTCCTCTCATCAAAGAGCGGTTTTGAATCTTTGTCGAGAAAGAAGACTACATTTCTGCTCTTGTATAACCAGTCATCCAGTTAGTGATCTACTAGAGTTTT from Mangifera indica cultivar Alphonso chromosome 6, CATAS_Mindica_2.1, whole genome shotgun sequence encodes the following:
- the LOC123218330 gene encoding uncharacterized protein LOC123218330, whose product is MGLLIMMNGQMGISSFVKNETFTLDYWCQGFPLLKSCKPLFGAHLKSKNLKRVRCVVVRKSCCGRIYAVVKEQSDKRVLGSEGGAIENEFEFKPSFSEYLKSMESVKSNQGMQQASKLGRDRMRDALKGKYMSKTVSLGRDDETVKLMDKKAISKDVGCEELDGNGDGVGLGEGADRGEFHHEGNVIRKTKDKFSGNKSWVDAKVKRTLKGEIDGRRGLHYQNNTMEPELKGSYALKGKYMSKIAALGRDDEKFKLMDQKVISEDVRCEELGRNGDGVARGEGADRGKFH